One Streptococcus gallolyticus subsp. gallolyticus DSM 16831 DNA window includes the following coding sequences:
- a CDS encoding conjugal transfer protein TrbL translates to MMMNFTSPFVFLASEKVSSDSLFEGFQVDLESTANLIKSLADFNPTVWSYMTAVTKGIMQPLGVAILAVVLVLEFSKMAKKIANSGGAMTFEAIAPMIVSYIMVAVVITNTTVIVEAIIAIASYVIEQVAGLVTNGGASYDTISGIKGSGIVGKMIIGFFAILIWLVRMASIMVVNILITIRFIQLYLMIPFAPVTIPTFLSDDWRSVGIGYLKNIMVYAVQGILIFLIVSLVPLFESAGKIAVSNGAGVMESLAIMFGGLVQAILLIIALVGSQRTARSILGM, encoded by the coding sequence ATGATGATGAATTTTACGTCACCTTTTGTATTTTTAGCCTCTGAAAAAGTATCTAGCGATAGTCTTTTTGAAGGTTTTCAAGTGGATTTAGAATCAACCGCCAACTTGATTAAGTCACTAGCGGACTTTAATCCGACGGTGTGGTCTTACATGACAGCCGTTACCAAGGGGATTATGCAGCCATTGGGAGTAGCTATTCTTGCGGTTGTTCTCGTACTCGAATTCTCAAAAATGGCCAAGAAAATCGCCAACTCAGGTGGTGCGATGACCTTTGAAGCCATAGCACCTATGATTGTCAGCTACATTATGGTCGCGGTCGTGATTACCAATACGACGGTTATTGTGGAAGCCATTATTGCCATTGCCTCTTATGTTATTGAACAAGTGGCAGGGCTTGTCACAAATGGTGGTGCTAGTTACGATACTATCTCAGGCATCAAGGGTTCTGGAATTGTAGGAAAAATGATTATTGGCTTTTTTGCGATTCTCATTTGGTTGGTGCGAATGGCCAGTATCATGGTTGTCAATATCTTGATTACCATTCGCTTTATCCAACTTTATCTAATGATTCCTTTTGCCCCTGTAACTATTCCAACCTTCCTCAGTGATGACTGGAGAAGTGTTGGGATTGGCTACCTTAAGAACATCATGGTCTATGCCGTTCAAGGTATTTTGATTTTTCTAATCGTATCTCTTGTTCCCTTGTTTGAATCTGCTGGAAAGATTGCCGTATCAAATGGAGCTGGAGTTATGGAATCACTCGCCATTATGTTTGGTGGCTTGGTACAGGCCATCTTGTTAATCATTGCCTTAGTTGGCAGTCAACGAACCGCCCGAAGTATTTTGGGGATGTGA
- a CDS encoding CPBP family intramembrane glutamic endopeptidase: MIRIVLFYLAIQLNGLLVSLYLHDYMTIKVLILLQMLLLGVACLEITHHKTVQAKNITLQNRLRWLLLGFACMVAFAVLISFLFPVQTRNQSVLVEVGKQVPHVIFLLFLVNASVLEEIVYRHLLWEKLKHPLVQIGVTSFLFSLVHGPNQLGSWLMYSCLGLTLAVVRLKTDCQTVIALHLAWNILVYVVSIL; the protein is encoded by the coding sequence ATGATAAGGATAGTGTTGTTTTATCTAGCCATACAGCTTAACGGTCTTCTTGTGAGTTTATACCTGCATGACTATATGACGATTAAGGTCTTAATCCTGCTACAAATGCTTCTTTTAGGTGTAGCTTGTCTAGAGATTACTCATCACAAAACTGTTCAAGCAAAAAATATAACCTTACAAAATCGCCTAAGATGGTTGCTTCTTGGCTTTGCGTGTATGGTTGCTTTTGCAGTCTTAATTAGTTTTCTTTTTCCAGTTCAGACTAGGAATCAATCGGTATTAGTTGAAGTAGGAAAGCAGGTTCCACATGTTATCTTTTTATTGTTTCTGGTCAATGCAAGTGTCCTTGAAGAGATTGTTTATAGGCATTTGCTGTGGGAAAAATTGAAACATCCTCTTGTACAAATAGGAGTGACTAGTTTTCTCTTTTCTTTAGTCCATGGACCAAATCAGTTAGGGAGTTGGCTCATGTATAGCTGTCTGGGCTTGACCTTGGCTGTTGTTCGATTAAAAACAGATTGTCAGACGGTAATCGCCTTACATCTTGCTTGGAATATTCTTGTTTATGTAGTGTCTATTCTGTGA
- a CDS encoding PrgI family protein, with protein sequence MNTRVFKDISKVQHRAWLGFTTRQVIFVFPAVAITILVLGLNLFYWQFGDWFVYGFVFSFTIPLMLFGVYRPNDLPFEIYLKYRFHYELTVPDRTFTGRKGDQREKIKTLNETKDLF encoded by the coding sequence ATGAACACTCGTGTCTTTAAGGACATCTCAAAGGTTCAACACAGGGCATGGTTAGGATTTACAACCAGACAGGTTATTTTTGTATTTCCAGCCGTCGCCATAACCATTTTGGTATTGGGCTTGAACCTATTTTACTGGCAATTTGGGGATTGGTTTGTCTATGGCTTTGTTTTTAGCTTTACCATTCCACTCATGTTATTTGGGGTTTACCGACCCAATGATTTACCATTTGAAATCTACCTAAAGTACCGATTTCATTATGAACTGACAGTACCAGATCGTACATTTACTGGAAGAAAAGGAGACCAACGTGAAAAAATTAAAACACTCAATGAAACCAAAGACCTCTTCTAA
- a CDS encoding replication initiator protein A, which yields MKRITANQYQTSERYYKLPKVLFESERYKDMKLEVKVAYAVLKDRLELSLSKGWIDEDGAIFLIYSNSNLMALLGCSKSKLLSIKKTLREYGLIDEVQQSSSEKGRMANKIYLGELEHEPNPVLDSNGASVKKTPGGSQRKTGPVLNSAPSETEGSKTKYSETEGSDFIIEDEEERQLVDGKQEENFSSKVDAVTKYDRDYIWGLVHDQLRQTGLSQSASDYAMIYFSERYQYALEHMRFARSAEVIAEYVFNGVLSEWTKQLRRQEAKGGD from the coding sequence ATGAAACGTATTACTGCTAATCAATATCAGACATCAGAGCGTTATTATAAACTCCCAAAAGTCTTGTTTGAAAGTGAACGTTATAAGGATATGAAGCTGGAGGTTAAGGTGGCTTACGCGGTTTTAAAAGATCGGTTGGAGTTGTCTTTGAGTAAAGGTTGGATTGATGAAGATGGGGCTATTTTCTTGATTTATTCCAATTCAAATCTGATGGCACTTTTAGGTTGTTCAAAGTCTAAATTACTTTCTATTAAGAAAACCTTACGTGAATATGGCTTAATTGATGAAGTCCAACAGTCCTCTAGTGAAAAAGGTCGAATGGCAAATAAAATTTACTTGGGGGAATTAGAACATGAACCTAACCCAGTCTTAGATTCAAACGGGGCTAGTGTTAAAAAAACACCAGGGGGGTCTCAAAGAAAGACGGGGCCAGTCTTAAATTCAGCCCCTAGTGAGACTGAAGGAAGTAAGACTAAATATAGTGAAACTGAAGGGAGTGATTTCATTATTGAGGACGAGGAGGAGAGGCAGCTAGTAGATGGAAAACAAGAAGAAAACTTTTCTTCAAAAGTCGATGCCGTGACCAAGTACGATCGAGACTATATTTGGGGTTTGGTTCATGACCAGTTAAGACAGACAGGTCTATCTCAGTCGGCTAGTGACTATGCCATGATCTATTTTAGTGAGCGTTATCAGTATGCTTTAGAACATATGAGATTTGCTCGGTCAGCGGAAGTGATAGCTGAATATGTGTTCAATGGAGTGCTATCAGAGTGGACCAAGCAACTGAGACGACAAGAAGCAAAGGGAGGTGATTAA
- a CDS encoding transcriptional regulator, with the protein MNERFWDNLEIILAERDLTWAELARKVFKGQYVYPSEFNRLYQKLRHYKSNRLMPQTRWVERIVLVLDIDYEDLFKR; encoded by the coding sequence ATGAATGAACGATTTTGGGACAATTTAGAAATCATTCTGGCAGAAAGAGACCTCACTTGGGCAGAACTAGCTCGCAAAGTATTCAAAGGTCAATATGTCTATCCCAGTGAGTTTAATCGCCTCTATCAAAAATTACGGCATTACAAATCCAATCGTCTGATGCCACAAACAAGATGGGTTGAGCGTATTGTTCTAGTCTTAGATATTGATTATGAAGATTTATTCAAGAGGTGA
- the dcm gene encoding DNA (cytosine-5-)-methyltransferase translates to MKFLDLFAGIGGFRLGMESQGHECLGFCEIDKFARTSYKAMFNTEGEIEYHDIKEVTDHDFRQFRGQVDVICGGFPCQAFSLAGRRLGFEDTRGTLFFEIARAAKQIQPRFLFLENVKGLLNHDKGRTFSTILSTLDELGYDVEWQVLNSKDFQVPQNRERVFIIGHSRRFRSRFLFPLRGEDSPAHLERIGNINPSKRGLNGEVYLTSGLAPTLTRGKGEGAKIAIPVLTPDRLEKRQNGRRFKENLDPMFTLTSQDRHGVVVAGNLPTSFDQTGRVFDISGLSPTLTTMQGGDKVPKILLREELPHLKIKEATKTGYAKATLGDSVNLAYPDSTKRRGRVGKGISNTLTTSDNMGVVVAALEYRQDKWYEVTGIVLEGKLYRLRIRRLTPRECFRLQGFPDWAYERAESVSSKSQLYKQAGNSVTVTVIEAIAREFRRIEEEEKHEPTT, encoded by the coding sequence ATGAAATTTTTAGATTTATTTGCTGGGATAGGTGGTTTTAGGTTAGGAATGGAATCACAGGGACATGAGTGTTTGGGCTTTTGTGAAATTGATAAATTCGCTAGAACATCCTACAAAGCCATGTTTAACACAGAAGGAGAAATAGAATACCATGACATTAAAGAGGTCACAGACCATGACTTTAGACAATTTAGAGGGCAAGTGGATGTTATCTGCGGGGGATTTCCTTGCCAAGCTTTTTCACTCGCAGGAAGACGACTGGGATTTGAAGATACTCGAGGGACTCTCTTTTTTGAGATTGCTCGAGCGGCCAAACAAATCCAACCACGTTTTCTATTTTTGGAAAACGTCAAAGGCCTACTCAATCACGACAAGGGACGGACGTTCTCCACAATCCTCTCCACGCTGGATGAATTGGGGTATGATGTCGAATGGCAGGTGCTTAACAGTAAGGACTTCCAAGTCCCGCAAAACAGAGAACGGGTCTTTATTATCGGACATTCTAGAAGATTCCGTTCCAGATTCTTATTTCCTCTCAGAGGAGAAGACAGCCCAGCTCATCTTGAAAGGATAGGAAATATCAATCCCTCTAAACGTGGTTTGAATGGTGAAGTTTATCTGACGAGTGGACTTGCTCCTACACTAACAAGAGGTAAAGGAGAGGGGGCAAAAATCGCCATTCCAGTCTTAACACCAGATAGACTTGAAAAACGGCAAAATGGGCGTCGCTTTAAAGAAAATCTAGACCCTATGTTTACTTTGACCAGTCAAGATAGACATGGTGTTGTTGTTGCAGGAAATCTGCCGACTAGCTTTGACCAGACTGGAAGAGTATTTGACATTTCTGGCTTGTCACCGACCTTGACCACCATGCAGGGTGGAGATAAGGTGCCAAAAATTTTACTAAGAGAAGAGTTGCCACATTTGAAAATCAAAGAAGCCACAAAAACGGGATATGCAAAGGCAACTCTTGGAGACTCTGTCAATCTGGCTTATCCAGACTCAACCAAACGTAGGGGACGAGTGGGAAAGGGAATATCCAATACCTTGACGACTTCAGATAATATGGGAGTGGTAGTTGCAGCTCTGGAATATCGACAGGATAAGTGGTATGAAGTCACAGGCATTGTCTTAGAGGGGAAACTTTATCGCCTAAGAATTAGACGACTGACACCAAGAGAGTGTTTCAGACTTCAAGGCTTTCCTGATTGGGCTTATGAAAGAGCAGAAAGTGTTTCTAGTAAGAGCCAACTATACAAACAGGCAGGCAATAGCGTGACTGTCACAGTTATTGAAGCCATTGCCAGAGAATTTAGAAGAATAGAAGAGGAAGAAAAACATGAACCTACTACATAA
- a CDS encoding VirD4-like conjugal transfer protein, CD1115 family yields the protein MYSRQKAFVFGLLGLAFGYFCHRLTLLYDSLTNAPPMERLAYILGEGLNQVFNPLWLFTFTQKSLLAFILGILTMTLVYLYVSTGQKVYREGEEYGSARFGTSKEKRNFYSKNPFNDTILARDVRLTLLEKKKPQFDRNKNLIVIGGSGAGKTFRFVKPNLIQLNCSNIVVDPKDHLAEKTGKLFLENGYQVKVLDLVNMTNSDGFNPFRYVETENDLNRMLTVYFNNTRGSGSRSDPFWDEASMTLVRAIASYLVDFYNPPGSSKQEQEARHKRGCYPAFSEIGKLIKLLSKGDNQDKSVLEVLFEDYAKKYGHENFTMRNWADFQNYKDKTLDSVIAVTTAKFALFNIQSVIDLTQRDTMDLKTWGTQKTMVYLVIPDNDTTFRFLSALFFSTVFSTLTRQADVDFKGQLPIHVRSYLDEFANVGEIPDFAEQTSTVRSRNMSLVPILQNIAQLQGLYKEKEAWKTILGNCDSLLYLGGNDEETFKFMSGLLGKQTIDVRSTSRSFGQNGSSSTSHQKIARDLMTADEVGNMKRDECLVRIAGVPVFRSKKYFPLKHKNWKWLADKESDERWWHYHINPLITEEEIDLSGHTIRDLSTETSLH from the coding sequence ATGTATTCCAGGCAAAAAGCATTTGTCTTTGGACTCTTGGGTCTTGCTTTTGGCTATTTCTGTCACCGTCTAACCCTACTCTATGATAGTCTAACCAATGCCCCACCTATGGAACGATTAGCCTACATCTTAGGAGAAGGGCTAAATCAAGTCTTCAATCCTTTATGGCTTTTTACTTTTACTCAAAAATCTCTTCTTGCCTTTATCCTTGGGATTCTAACGATGACACTAGTCTATCTTTATGTATCGACAGGACAGAAGGTCTATCGAGAAGGGGAAGAATACGGTTCTGCCCGATTTGGAACCAGTAAGGAAAAGCGGAACTTTTACAGTAAGAACCCTTTCAATGACACGATTTTGGCTCGTGATGTTCGTCTAACCTTGTTGGAAAAGAAGAAGCCCCAGTTTGACCGAAATAAAAACTTGATTGTCATTGGGGGTTCTGGGGCAGGCAAGACCTTTCGATTTGTTAAACCCAACCTTATCCAACTAAACTGTTCCAATATTGTCGTAGATCCTAAAGACCATTTGGCTGAGAAGACAGGTAAACTCTTTTTAGAAAACGGTTATCAGGTCAAGGTTTTAGACTTGGTTAATATGACCAATTCAGACGGTTTTAATCCCTTTCGTTATGTAGAAACAGAGAATGATTTGAACCGCATGTTAACGGTCTATTTTAACAATACCCGTGGGTCTGGTTCTCGCAGTGATCCATTTTGGGACGAGGCTTCCATGACATTGGTGAGAGCTATTGCCTCTTATTTGGTAGATTTTTACAATCCACCAGGAAGTTCCAAGCAAGAGCAGGAAGCAAGACATAAGCGTGGCTGTTATCCAGCCTTTTCTGAGATTGGGAAACTCATCAAACTCTTATCAAAGGGAGATAATCAGGACAAAAGTGTACTTGAAGTCTTGTTTGAAGACTATGCTAAGAAATATGGTCACGAGAACTTTACCATGAGAAACTGGGCAGATTTTCAAAACTATAAGGATAAGACCTTGGATTCGGTGATTGCGGTCACAACAGCTAAATTTGCCCTTTTTAATATTCAATCGGTGATTGATTTGACGCAAAGAGACACTATGGATTTGAAAACGTGGGGCACTCAAAAGACCATGGTCTATCTTGTTATTCCAGACAATGATACGACCTTTCGTTTTCTATCTGCTTTATTTTTCTCTACAGTTTTCTCCACCTTGACCAGGCAGGCTGATGTTGACTTTAAAGGGCAACTGCCGATTCATGTTAGAAGCTATCTGGATGAGTTTGCAAATGTCGGAGAAATCCCAGACTTTGCCGAACAAACCTCAACAGTTCGCTCTAGGAACATGAGTCTAGTTCCAATCTTGCAAAATATTGCTCAACTCCAAGGACTTTATAAGGAAAAAGAGGCTTGGAAAACTATACTGGGGAACTGTGACAGCCTCCTCTATTTGGGTGGAAATGACGAGGAAACTTTCAAATTCATGAGTGGTCTTCTAGGTAAACAAACCATTGATGTCAGAAGCACCAGTCGTTCATTTGGGCAGAATGGCTCAAGTTCTACCTCTCACCAGAAAATTGCCCGTGACTTGATGACAGCAGATGAAGTAGGAAATATGAAACGAGATGAGTGCCTCGTACGAATTGCAGGAGTGCCAGTATTTAGATCAAAGAAATATTTTCCACTCAAACATAAGAATTGGAAATGGCTTGCAGATAAGGAATCTGATGAACGCTGGTGGCACTACCACATCAATCCCCTAATCACTGAGGAAGAGATAGATTTGTCAGGCCATACAATAAGGGATTTAAGCACAGAAACGTCACTACATTAA
- the rlmD gene encoding 23S rRNA (uracil(1939)-C(5))-methyltransferase RlmD: MLSKNAIVDAEITDLSHEGAGVAKVDGFVFFVENALPGEKIKMRVLKVKKNIGFGKVEEYVTISEHRNQDLNVDYLRTGIADFGHLAYAEQLKFKRKQVMDNLYKTAGISDIEVSETLGMAHPYAYRNKAQVPVRRVNGQLETGFFRKHSHDLMPISDYYIQNKEIDRLINFTRDLLRRFDLKPYDEKEQTGLIRNLVVRRGHYSGEMMLVFVTTRPKIFRIEQIIEKIVAEFPAVKSIVQNINDKNTNAIFGNEFKTLYGKDTIIDSMLGNQYEISARSFYQVNTEMAERLYQTAIDFSDLTPEDIVIDAYSGIGTIGLSFAKNVKAVYGVEVIEEAVKDAKRNAALNGITNAHYVADSAEHAMATWSKDGIKPSVILVDPPRKGLTENFIKASVAMQPEKITYISCNPATMARDIKLYQELGYKLIKVQPVDLFPNTHHVECVVLLQRSNG; encoded by the coding sequence ATGTTAAGTAAAAATGCTATTGTAGATGCTGAAATCACGGATTTATCACACGAAGGAGCAGGTGTTGCCAAGGTTGACGGTTTCGTCTTTTTTGTTGAAAATGCACTTCCAGGTGAGAAAATCAAAATGCGCGTCTTGAAAGTGAAAAAGAACATCGGATTTGGTAAAGTTGAGGAGTATGTGACAATCTCTGAACACCGCAATCAAGATTTGAATGTGGATTATTTGCGCACAGGAATTGCGGATTTTGGGCATCTTGCATATGCTGAACAGTTAAAATTTAAACGCAAGCAAGTAATGGATAATCTCTATAAAACAGCTGGTATTTCAGATATTGAGGTGTCAGAAACACTTGGTATGGCGCACCCATACGCTTACCGAAATAAAGCACAAGTGCCAGTTCGTCGTGTTAATGGTCAGTTGGAGACAGGATTTTTCCGTAAACATTCGCATGATTTGATGCCGATTTCTGATTATTATATTCAAAACAAAGAAATCGACCGTTTGATTAATTTTACTCGTGATTTGCTTCGCCGTTTTGACCTTAAACCTTATGATGAAAAAGAGCAAACTGGATTGATTCGTAATTTGGTTGTTCGTCGTGGGCATTATTCTGGTGAAATGATGCTGGTCTTTGTGACAACACGCCCAAAAATCTTCCGTATTGAGCAAATCATTGAAAAAATTGTGGCAGAATTTCCAGCGGTTAAATCAATCGTTCAAAATATTAACGATAAAAATACCAATGCGATTTTCGGTAATGAGTTTAAGACATTGTATGGCAAAGATACGATTATTGACAGCATGCTTGGCAATCAATATGAAATTTCTGCTCGTTCATTCTACCAAGTCAATACTGAAATGGCTGAAAGACTTTATCAAACTGCCATTGATTTTTCAGACTTGACGCCTGAAGATATTGTCATTGATGCTTACTCTGGTATTGGAACAATTGGGCTTTCATTTGCCAAAAATGTTAAAGCCGTTTACGGCGTCGAAGTAATTGAAGAAGCTGTGAAAGATGCCAAAAGAAATGCTGCACTAAACGGTATTACCAATGCGCATTATGTCGCTGATTCGGCAGAACATGCTATGGCAACTTGGAGCAAAGACGGCATCAAACCAAGTGTGATTTTGGTTGACCCACCACGCAAAGGCTTGACAGAAAACTTTATCAAAGCCAGCGTTGCCATGCAGCCAGAAAAAATCACTTATATCTCATGTAACCCAGCAACCATGGCGCGTGACATCAAGCTCTATCAAGAACTCGGCTACAAACTCATAAAAGTACAACCAGTTGATTTGTTTCCGAATACGCATCACGTCGAGTGCGTAGTGTTGCTACAACGAAGCAACGGGTGA